The sequence TGCAAAAAAGCGTGGTAATGGTGAAGTGGCTCTTGCACTTGATGAACTACAGGAATGCATACCGGCTGTGGGTAGTATCGAGCAGGAACTGGAGAACGACATAATAGCTCAGGCAATTAACTGCTTTCTCTGGACACTTGAAAAGGTGGAATGCAATATCTATCTGCGACGATATTGGTATCTGGATTCGATTTCGGCGATATCTGAGCAGTATAAAATCAGTAAGAGCAAAGTAAAGTCTATGCTATACCGCACTCGTAAAAAAATGAGATGTTACCTTGAGAAAGAAGGGATTACATTATGAAAAATGAAAGACTGCTTGATATTATTGGAATGGTCGATGATAAACTAATTAGCAGAGCGGATGAAGATAATGTGGGAATAAAATCCCATCATAAATATAAATGGTCAAAATGGACTGTACTAGCTGCAAGTCTAACATTGATTTTTGTAGCAAGTCTAACTGCATTTGCTGCTTCTTCTGAATTTAGGGCACTTCTGGCTGAAGTACTTCATTTAAATAGAGAAGACACGCATTACATAGGACTCTCGGATAGTGATAATGGTGTAACCATGAGAGTTGTTTCTTCGCATGTATGTAATAACACAGCTGTTGTATTGTTCACCTTTAAGAAAGATAACGGTAAGGCATTTGGAAATGGTATAAATCCCAGTATTAATCTCTGTGATAAAAAAGGGAAAAACATTTTTGATTCTGGTATGGCTGGAGGTATTTATACAGAACTTTCAGAAGATCATAAAACTTTACTTTGCTTCTACACATGGAGCTTTCCAAGAGGTTTTTCCGAAAAGGCTGTCAGCCTAAAGGTTGATGAACTAC comes from Clostridia bacterium and encodes:
- a CDS encoding sigma-70 family RNA polymerase sigma factor; its protein translation is MEDSEIVQLYWNRIETAILETSLKYGKYCRKIAFNILSNDEDAEECVNDTYLKAWNSIPPNKPFALSSYLGKITRNLSLNKYKQSNAKKRGNGEVALALDELQECIPAVGSIEQELENDIIAQAINCFLWTLEKVECNIYLRRYWYLDSISAISEQYKISKSKVKSMLYRTRKKMRCYLEKEGITL